GGCGCCCAGCGGGCTGCCATCTTCAGCCAGGCGCGCCTGCAGGCGCTCGTAGGTCGGCGCCTGGCCCTTGAGCAAGCGTTGGCTGTAAGCCGCTGCAAGAGGTTTCATCGATCAGATTCCTTGTTCGCTGAGCCACAGGTTCAGCGCCGCCAGTTGCCAGAGTTTGGAACCGCGCAGCGGCGTCAGTTGGCCCTGCGGGTCGGTCAGCAGGCGGTCGAGCATGGCCGGGTTGAACAGGCCGCGATCCTGGCTTGGGTCCATCAGCAGATCGCGCACCCAGTTCAAGGTGTCGCCCTGCAAATGCTTGAGGCCCGGCACCGGGAAGTAGCCCTTCTTGCGGTCGATGACTTCACTCGGGATGACTCTGCGCGCGGCCTCTTTCAAGACCTGCTTGCCGCCATCGGGCAGTTTGAATTTGCCCGGCACACGGGCCGACAGTTCCACCAGGCGGTAGTCCAGGAACGGCGTGCGCGCTTCCAGGCCCCAGGCCATGGTCATGTTGTCGACGCGTTTGACCGGGTCATCCACCAGCATCACCGTGCTGTCCAGGCGCAGGGCTTTGTCCACGGCGGCATCGGCGCCGGGCATGGCGAAATGTTCGCGCACAAAGTCGCCGGCGGCGTCGTTGGCGGTCAGCCATTTGGGCGCGACGGTGGCGGCGTAGTCGTCGTAGCTGCGGTCAAAAAATGCGTCGCGGTAGGCGGCATACGGGTCGCTGGCGCCGTCCACTTGCGGGTACCAGTGGTAGCCGGCAAACAGCTCGTCCGCACCCTGGCCGCTTTGCACCACCTTGCAATGCTTGGCCACTTCCCGCGACAGCAGGTAAAAGGCGATGCAGTCATGGCTGACCATCGGCTCGCTCATGGCGCGAAACGCGGCCGGCAGTTGCTCGATGATCTCGCTTTCGGCGATGCGCAATTGGTGATGACGGGTGCCGTAGTGCTTGGCGATCAGGTCCGAGTATTGAAACTCGTTGCCAGCCTCGCCGCCGGCATCTTCAAAGCCGATGGAGAAGGTCGACAGGTCCTGCACGCCGACTTCACGCAGCAGGCCCACGAGCATGCTCGAATCGACACCACCGGAAAGCAGCACGCCGACATCCACGGCGGCACGTTGGCGGATCGCCACGGCTTCGCGGGTGCTGTCGAGTACGCGGTCGGTCCAGTCTTCGAGGCTGAGGTTTTTTTCATCCTCATGGGGGCCATAGGGCAGGGTCCACCAGGTTTTCTGCTCGGTGGCGCCGTTGGCGTCGATGCGCATCCAGCTGGCCGGCGGCAGCTTTTCGATACCCGCCAGCAAGGTGCGCGGTGCAGGCACCACGGCATGGAAATTCAAATAATGATTAAGCGCGACCGGATCCAGGATCGGGTTGATATCGCCACCCTTGAGCAGTGCCGGCAGCGCTGAGGCAAAGCGCAGGCGCTGGCCGGTGCGCGACAGGTACAGCGGTTTCACACCCAGACGGTCACGGGCGATAAACAGGCGCTGGGCGTCACGCTCCCAGATGGCAAAGGCAAACATGCCATTGAGCTTGGGCAGCAAGGCTTCGCCCCAGGCTTGATAGCCCTTGAGCAGCACTTCGGTGTCGCCGCCTGAATAGAAGGCGTAGCCCAGGGCTTCCAGCTCTTCACGCAGTTCGGGGAAGTTGTAGATTGCGCCGTTGAACGCCAGCGACAGCCCCAGCTGGGCGTCGACCATCGGTTGGGCGGAGCCGTCCGACAGGTCCATGATCTTCAGGCGGCGGTGGCCCAGGGCAATCGGCCCTTGGGCATGGAAGCCCCAGGCGTCGGGGCCTCGGGGCGCAAGGTGATGGGTGATGCGTTCTACGGCTGCCAGGTCGGCAGGTTGATGATCAAAGCGTAACTCGCCAGCTAGTCCACACATAAATTCCTTACCGGTTTTTCCGTTGGGGAGGGCAATACTCAATACGCCCGACAGGGCGCGTACCCAGAAACTGACCCAGTGCTATGCGTGGAGTTTTAGACCGATAAGTTATAAGGCAAATAGCCGCGATGCTCGCAACGGCGTTATTTCTTCCCTCAGGGTGATCAGGGTGTCGCGGGTTTTCCTCGCACCAGCGCGCGCAACGCAAATCGGTTCGGGTGGCAGGCTTCGGCCACGCTGGCCGGTACCGGCAGCGGTTCGTCGCTCAACCAGGCGGCCAGTAATTCGCCGCACAGGGGCGCGGTGATCAGGCCGCGTGAACCGTGGCCGCTGTTGATATACACGCCCGGTAGCCACGGGCAGGGCGTATCCGGGACTTGCCGGGCGTCTTTGCGCAGTACGGCGTAAGCCTGTTGGAACGCATCGCTATCGGCCAAAGGGCCGACGATTGGCAGGTAGTCTGGGCTGGTGCAACGAAAGGCGGCGCGGCCTTGCAAGTGTTCGGCGTTCAGTGAGTCAGCGCCGAGACGCAGCAGCAGATCTGCGGAAATCTCCCGCAGCATTGCAAGGTTGCCGGTGTGTTCGGCGAGGGTGGGCGTGAGGTCTTCATTGTTGAAATCAAAACTGGCGCCCAAGGTGTGTTCGCCAAGACGGGCCGGTGCCACATAACCTTCGGCGCACACCACGGTGGCCAATGCCGCACTCGCCGGGGTTTGCGCCAAGCGCGTGATCTGCCCGCGAATACGTTTGAGCGGCAAGCCCGCACTGAGCGGGAAGCGCTTGATTTCGGCTGCACCGGCCAGTACTACCACGCTGGCGCTGGCCAGTACGTGGTCGCCGTCGCGCGCTTGCCACTGCTCGTCGACGCGGTGCAGCTCAAGCGCCTCATGGTGGGTGAACACCTTGATCAGCGGATGCGCAGCTTGCCATTGGCACAGCGCCGGTGGATGCACCCAGCCACCTTCCGGGAAAAACAGCCCGCCCTGGGCCAGTTGTATACCGGCCTGCTGTTGAGCCTGATCCTGATTCAATACGTGCAACAGATCCGGCGCAAAGGCCTCGGCCAGTTGCGCCTGGCGCTGGGCTTCCTTGGTGTCAAACGCCAGTTGCAGGACGCCGCAACCGTCCCAGTCCATGCCTCGGTGCAGGTGCTCCAGCAGGCGCCGGGTATGGCCGAAACCGCTGAGTATCAGCTGCGACAGTGCTGTGCCATGCGCTGACAACTTGAGGTACAGCACACCCTGCGGGTTGCCCGATGCTTCCTGGGCCAGCGCGGCGTGACGCTCCAGCAGGCTGACGCGCCAACCCCGGGCGGCCAGGCTGGCGGCAGTGGCGCAACCGGCCAGACCGCCACCGATAACCATCGCATGGCGTTCGCCGTCGACGGCTGCCGGGCGGGCAAACCAAGGTTTGAGTGTGGCCGGCGGTGGCGTATCTTCGGGCCAGCCGAGGAACTCACCGCGCAGGATCTCCCACTTGTGGCCAATGCCGGGCGTGCGCTTCATCTTGAAGCCCGCGGCGTTGATCAGCCGCCGCACCCAGCCGGTGCTGGTAAAGGTGCTGATGGTCGAACCCGGCGCCGCCAGGCGCGCCAGTTCGGCGAACAACTCGGCGGTCCACATATCGGGGTTCTTGGCCGGGGCGAAACCGTCGAGGAACCACGCGTCGATTTGTGCATCCAGTTGTGGCAGTTGCTCCAGGGCGTCGCCGACCAACAGTGTCAGGGTCACGCGGCCGTTATCCAGCACCAGGCGCTGGAAGCCTTGATGGATCGCGATGTAATGCGCCAGAAGTTGTTCGGCAAACGCTTGCAGTTCGGGCCAGAGGGCGAGGGCGCGCTGCAGGTCTGCGTGGCTCAGCGGGTATTTCTCCACGCTGACAAAATGCAGGCGTGCCCCGGCCACGGCGTGTTGCTCGAACAGTTGCCAGGCGCACAGGAAATTCAGCCCTGTACCAAACCCGGTCTCACCAATCACCAACCGCCCATTCACCGGCAAGGCAGCGAAGCGCTCCTGCAAGCGGTTCTGCTCAAGGAACACATAGCGGGTTTCTTCAAGGCCCGACTTGTCGGAAAAGTACACATCGTCGAAGACCCGCGAGTGCGGTCGACCTTGTTCGTCCCAGTCGAGCTGGGCGTGGGTGATGGGGTTCATGGGCGACTCATAAAAACGCAGGCAAAGGCAAGGCGGCCATTCTAGCCGATCACGGGGCAGAGGGCTGATCGCGGGTGGTAACCCTATAGATCTTGCATGGAAAAACCTGCTGTGCGCACCCTCCAAGCCATCAACAATCAGCGTTAATCCTGGGCAGATTGCTGCGGTATCGTCATTCCTTGATTTATAGGCAGTAAAGGATATTGCTGATGCGTACCCAGGATGATTTGAACAACAAGCTGAGCCAGTTGACCCAGAGCCAGCTGCAAGCGGCCTTGCTGGAAATGACCGGCGATCTGGATAAAGCCCAGGTGCTGCAAAAGCAGCTGCCGGGCTGGATGGTCAATGCGCCGGCGGGGGTGCTGGATGCATTGGCGAAAGATGCCATACAGGTTGCCGATGCCCAGGCAGCTGTCGCCGAACGATTGAAGCCATTGCAGGCGCTGGATGAGTTTTGCAGCGAGCGGCTCAAGCAATACTGCACCACACGATGGCAACGGGTTGTGGACCCCAAAAAAGATTTGTTTATTCGTGCGATCAACGAGTACGAGAAAGAAGTCTTGCCATTGAAGTATGTGAAGACGGTGAGGCTGGTGCAGGACAGCCTGCTGCATGTGGCGATGCAGAACTTTTCAGAGGATGAAGCCCGTGCACAGTACTTTCCTGTCGGGTCGCTGTTGCGGTCGGGGTCCGCCGCTCGTGAGGTCATTGGCATTACACCCCTCGAGTTTGCCCAGGGGTGTCGTGCCCTGGACCTTGGCCGTTTGTATCAGCAGCACATCAGTGACGTGTTCAAGCTGGACACCAGTGATAAGCCCTACCTCAATGTGGTGGCGACCGATATTGGCCGGATGAAAGTCCTGGATGTAAAAGTCGACGCCCACATTGCCTTTATGCGCGGCGATATTGCCCAAGGCACCTACGAGATGCTGTGTACATTGCTGGAGCGCAAACTGGCCCCCTCCGAAGTTAAGGCCGCAGGGCTGCTGTTTCAAGGCCGCCCGGTGATTTGGCAAGGGCTCAATACACAGGGTGCTTGCCTGTGGAGCATCCTGGTGTTCTCCGCTCGCCCGATTGCGCAATACCCGCAAGAGCCTTGTGTGGTGTATATGCCCAATGAACCGGAGCGGCCATTCTTTGAATACGCCTCGCTCGATGACTTTCAGGTCTACCTCAAGCGCAAGCTCGGGAATGCTGCGTATCGTGTCTTTTTTACCCGATACCTGAGCCAGGCCGACCGAGTCGGATTTTTCAGCCGTTTCGATCAAGCCCAGACCCTGGGGGCACTGGACGCCAACCCCATTACGGTCAACCTGGCGCGACACTTTTTCGACACTTTCGCCGCAAAGCTGCAAGTCGATGCGCGGACCCTGGCGGTGCCGGTGGCCGACGTCGATGAGGAAGTCCGTGCGCAGCGCTTGCAAGCGTATCTGGACGCCGGTTTGACAGTGCTCAACCTCGCAGGGTTTGTCGTCCCGGAGCTGGGGTTATTGATGACCTCCGTGGCGGTGGGCCAGATGCTCGGCGAACTCTATGAGGGCATTGAAGACTGGCGCCGTGGCGATAAGGAAGAGGCGTTCCAGCAGTTGGCAGTGATCGCGCAAAACATCACATCGATGGTGTTGTTCGCGGCAGGGAGCAAGGTTGTCGGTTCGGCAATGCAGCGTACCGGCCTTAATCTGAATGGTTTTTTTCGTAAATTCGAGGTGATTAACCCCGCTGCCGGCAGCCAGCGGTTGTGGCGTCCGGATATCACGCAATACGTCCATGATCAGCGCCTTGGCGACGACGAGGCTGGCGATGCGTCGGGAGTCTACAAAGTCGAGGGGCATTCGTATGTCAAGGTCAATGACCGCATCCACCGGGTTGCGTACGACGCGAAGCTGGATCAGTGGCGGGCCAGCCACTCGGTGCGGCAGACGGCTTATCGCCCGCAATTGCTGCATAACGGTGAAGGTAGCTGGCGTTTTGCGTTTGAGAGGCCCGACGAGTGGGAAAGCCCGGAGTATCTCTTTTCACGCTTGAAACCGACCGGGCCCGGTTCCTCGCTCCCGGCGAGGAAACTTCTGCAGATCAAGGCCATCCTGGATAAACCCGATGATTGGGGCGTCTATCAGGCCCAGGAATGTTTGCCTTTTCCCGCACGCTTTCGCGATCTGTACGAACGTTTCAGGCTCGATCAGTCCATTCGCGATTTGAGCTGGCAGCTGGAAAGCGGTGCATCGCCCAATGTTGAAAACTCGATCTTGCAGATGCACGCTTTGCCCCTGTTACAAGGGTGGCCCGCGGGGCGCTATTTTGAGGTGCTGGATGCACAGGGCAGTGTCAAAGCTCGTTACCCCGCCAGCGGGCCCTACAACAATGCAGGCCTGCGATTGACGCTCACCGAGCCGATGCTCAGTACGGGAAAAGTGTTTGATGTGCTGTTGTCCGGGCTGGATGAGGCACAAAAGACTGGCCTGCTGGGGGAGGGTGTAGCAGTCGATCAGGAGCACAGCGTGCTGGCGCGTCAGTTGCTCGCGCATCTGAAGGCTGATCGCAAGCCGCTGTTTGAGCAGTTGTATCAGGCCTATGACGGGCCCGTACCGCCGGAATGGGCGTTGCTCAGGCGCACCTACCCGCAATTGCCCTGCACGCTGATGCGCGAATTGATGGCCGAAACAACCACCGTGCAGCGTGAGTCCCTGCGCGATAACCAACGGATTCCCATGGTGTTGGCCGAGTCAGTGCAACGTGCGCTTGAGGCGCAACGCCTGGACCGTGCCTTGATGGGGTTTGAGCAGCCAGAGTTGGCCAGCCTGGATACCGCGCTCATCGCGGTTCGGACAATGCCGCGCGTGGTGGGCTGGGGCGCAGAGCTGCGGCTGGAGTTGCGCCAGGACTCGCCACAGGGCGACTTGTTGGCCTTGGGCGCGCTTAAAGACGCTGGCGTGCGGCGGGTAGTGGTCAGGTCGAACGCAGGGTTTGAAGCGTTCAGCGACAATGGCCGCAGTCTCGGTGGGCCTTATGCCGGGCCGGATGGCTTGTTCGAGGCGATCGATGCAGCGCTGATGCAGAGCCAGCGCGTGGCAATGGGGTTGCCTCTGAAAGACGCCAGTAACGTCTGGCGATTGCGCTACATGAGTTCCTCGCAGGCCAAAGGCGAGCGGGAGCTGGCAGCCGAGGCTTTTTCCAGCCAGGTCAGCGAGCCCGCGCTGGAGGCGGCCCCCTGTGAGATGGCCGATTTACCGACCGGGCCGTTGGTTCATCCGCGCGCGCTGGTGCGTAAGGTCAAGCGTTTGTACCCGTTGTTCAGTGACGCTCAAGTGTCTTCGCTACTGATGACGTTGGGGGCTGACCACCTGGCCAGGGCCAAGGCAGTAAAGCGTTTGAAGGCAGAACTCGGCCATTTGCGAGCGCTGCTCAAGCACTGGAAGACCGATATCAAGGGTATGGAAACGCAGCCGGGCCTGAGTGATATTCGTTATAGCCGCGAGCAAGTGGCAGAGCGCATTGAAGCGTGTTGGCGGCGTCAAAGCTTTGCGCTGAATGAGTACCAGACGTCCGTTGCCAGCTTGAATCTGGACGGCATGCGCGTTGGATCATTGCCGGTATTGCCTGCCGACATTCGATTCGACCATGTTCGGCAGTTATCACTCAGGAACATGCGATTGGACGATGACGTCGCTTATTTTATGAAGTGCTTTAAAGGTGTGCAGCACCTGAAACTGGATCGTAACCGCCTGACCCGTTTGCCGGAAGTCATCTCACGGATGCTCGATCTG
The window above is part of the Pseudomonas sp. KBS0710 genome. Proteins encoded here:
- the mnmC gene encoding bifunctional tRNA (5-methylaminomethyl-2-thiouridine)(34)-methyltransferase MnmD/FAD-dependent 5-carboxymethylaminomethyl-2-thiouridine(34) oxidoreductase MnmC, with protein sequence MNPITHAQLDWDEQGRPHSRVFDDVYFSDKSGLEETRYVFLEQNRLQERFAALPVNGRLVIGETGFGTGLNFLCAWQLFEQHAVAGARLHFVSVEKYPLSHADLQRALALWPELQAFAEQLLAHYIAIHQGFQRLVLDNGRVTLTLLVGDALEQLPQLDAQIDAWFLDGFAPAKNPDMWTAELFAELARLAAPGSTISTFTSTGWVRRLINAAGFKMKRTPGIGHKWEILRGEFLGWPEDTPPPATLKPWFARPAAVDGERHAMVIGGGLAGCATAASLAARGWRVSLLERHAALAQEASGNPQGVLYLKLSAHGTALSQLILSGFGHTRRLLEHLHRGMDWDGCGVLQLAFDTKEAQRQAQLAEAFAPDLLHVLNQDQAQQQAGIQLAQGGLFFPEGGWVHPPALCQWQAAHPLIKVFTHHEALELHRVDEQWQARDGDHVLASASVVVLAGAAEIKRFPLSAGLPLKRIRGQITRLAQTPASAALATVVCAEGYVAPARLGEHTLGASFDFNNEDLTPTLAEHTGNLAMLREISADLLLRLGADSLNAEHLQGRAAFRCTSPDYLPIVGPLADSDAFQQAYAVLRKDARQVPDTPCPWLPGVYINSGHGSRGLITAPLCGELLAAWLSDEPLPVPASVAEACHPNRFALRALVRGKPATP
- a CDS encoding NEL-type E3 ubiquitin ligase domain-containing protein, whose protein sequence is MRTQDDLNNKLSQLTQSQLQAALLEMTGDLDKAQVLQKQLPGWMVNAPAGVLDALAKDAIQVADAQAAVAERLKPLQALDEFCSERLKQYCTTRWQRVVDPKKDLFIRAINEYEKEVLPLKYVKTVRLVQDSLLHVAMQNFSEDEARAQYFPVGSLLRSGSAAREVIGITPLEFAQGCRALDLGRLYQQHISDVFKLDTSDKPYLNVVATDIGRMKVLDVKVDAHIAFMRGDIAQGTYEMLCTLLERKLAPSEVKAAGLLFQGRPVIWQGLNTQGACLWSILVFSARPIAQYPQEPCVVYMPNEPERPFFEYASLDDFQVYLKRKLGNAAYRVFFTRYLSQADRVGFFSRFDQAQTLGALDANPITVNLARHFFDTFAAKLQVDARTLAVPVADVDEEVRAQRLQAYLDAGLTVLNLAGFVVPELGLLMTSVAVGQMLGELYEGIEDWRRGDKEEAFQQLAVIAQNITSMVLFAAGSKVVGSAMQRTGLNLNGFFRKFEVINPAAGSQRLWRPDITQYVHDQRLGDDEAGDASGVYKVEGHSYVKVNDRIHRVAYDAKLDQWRASHSVRQTAYRPQLLHNGEGSWRFAFERPDEWESPEYLFSRLKPTGPGSSLPARKLLQIKAILDKPDDWGVYQAQECLPFPARFRDLYERFRLDQSIRDLSWQLESGASPNVENSILQMHALPLLQGWPAGRYFEVLDAQGSVKARYPASGPYNNAGLRLTLTEPMLSTGKVFDVLLSGLDEAQKTGLLGEGVAVDQEHSVLARQLLAHLKADRKPLFEQLYQAYDGPVPPEWALLRRTYPQLPCTLMRELMAETTTVQRESLRDNQRIPMVLAESVQRALEAQRLDRALMGFEQPELASLDTALIAVRTMPRVVGWGAELRLELRQDSPQGDLLALGALKDAGVRRVVVRSNAGFEAFSDNGRSLGGPYAGPDGLFEAIDAALMQSQRVAMGLPLKDASNVWRLRYMSSSQAKGERELAAEAFSSQVSEPALEAAPCEMADLPTGPLVHPRALVRKVKRLYPLFSDAQVSSLLMTLGADHLARAKAVKRLKAELGHLRALLKHWKTDIKGMETQPGLSDIRYSREQVAERIEACWRRQSFALNEYQTSVASLNLDGMRVGSLPVLPADIRFDHVRQLSLRNMRLDDDVAYFMKCFKGVQHLKLDRNRLTRLPEVISRMLDLERLSMPRNRLALTEYTRLKLADLNTLRLLDLSYNPLDKLVDVSRMRDLHTLLLQDTKIVDLPAGLARLAHLEQVDLRNNLITILPEWLFTAPRSFSQSIDLGGNPLSSTTVTALTRYRDEVGIGMGYVEDDQPRMTELKARALWLPDAVAAREAHKSIVWANLRDDPESTPLFHLLAELSGTADSHHVREDMTQRVWDVLQSTHDSVDLREQVFQLAAHPANCADDAAQIFSQMEVLKEVEKATQQAARVQGHSGALLNLGRGLFRLSELEKIAATYAIENASVDPLEVSLAFRVGLARILQLPGQPKHIQYGEFANVTRDSLEVAQSQVRTAELSPTFLRFISQLAFWKTHLKQQFSAEFQSATGPFDTQQQALFENSQNLTDAEYLKQMEALRLPRRQAIIEVVERLTQQMLRQQELGICHVPGD
- a CDS encoding N-acetylglutaminylglutamine amidotransferase encodes the protein MCGLAGELRFDHQPADLAAVERITHHLAPRGPDAWGFHAQGPIALGHRRLKIMDLSDGSAQPMVDAQLGLSLAFNGAIYNFPELREELEALGYAFYSGGDTEVLLKGYQAWGEALLPKLNGMFAFAIWERDAQRLFIARDRLGVKPLYLSRTGQRLRFASALPALLKGGDINPILDPVALNHYLNFHAVVPAPRTLLAGIEKLPPASWMRIDANGATEQKTWWTLPYGPHEDEKNLSLEDWTDRVLDSTREAVAIRQRAAVDVGVLLSGGVDSSMLVGLLREVGVQDLSTFSIGFEDAGGEAGNEFQYSDLIAKHYGTRHHQLRIAESEIIEQLPAAFRAMSEPMVSHDCIAFYLLSREVAKHCKVVQSGQGADELFAGYHWYPQVDGASDPYAAYRDAFFDRSYDDYAATVAPKWLTANDAAGDFVREHFAMPGADAAVDKALRLDSTVMLVDDPVKRVDNMTMAWGLEARTPFLDYRLVELSARVPGKFKLPDGGKQVLKEAARRVIPSEVIDRKKGYFPVPGLKHLQGDTLNWVRDLLMDPSQDRGLFNPAMLDRLLTDPQGQLTPLRGSKLWQLAALNLWLSEQGI